In Glandiceps talaboti chromosome 14, keGlaTala1.1, whole genome shotgun sequence, a single genomic region encodes these proteins:
- the LOC144445424 gene encoding uncharacterized protein LOC144445424, which produces MDTPWYIDQCMKHLDNTNFYRQLDEDPTDLYLKQLERKIKRWEQKKWISRDLSNKLIPKEPKPGHFYGLPKIHKENTPLRPIIPQCQSLTTPLAQYVDFILQHIVHDLPSHIKDTTHHLQDVKNIAMPDTATLVTMDVISLYTNIPHEYGIKAVQEALEENNTTTPHPQLVTEMIEFILSKN; this is translated from the coding sequence ATGGATACACCATGGTACATAGACCAATGCATGAAACACCTGGATAATACAAACTTCTACAGACAACTTGATGAAGACCCAACGGATCTCTACTTAAAACAActtgaaagaaaaattaaaagatGGGAACAGAAAAAATGGATATCACGTGATCTCTCTAACAAGCTGATACCTAAAGAACCGAAGCCAGGACATTTCTACGGATTACCAAAAATTCACAAGGAGAACACACCACTACGGCCAATTATCCCACAATGCCAATCTCTTACAACCCCGCTGGCACAATATGTTGACTTTATTCTGCAACATATCGTACATGACCTACCATCACATATTAAAGACACCACTCATCACTTACAAGATGTCAAGAACATCGCAATGCCTGACACTGCCACTCTAGTCACAATGGATGTCATATCTCTGTATACAAATATTCCCCATGAATATGGAATAAAGGCTGTACAAGAAGCACTGGAAGAGAACAATACCACAACTCCACATCCACAACTAGTCACCGAAATGATCGAATTCATTCTGAGCAAAAACtaa